Within Candidatus Desulfatibia profunda, the genomic segment GTTTCATAGTTTTATCTCCTGCATCATTTTTTTTCTTAGCACTTATTGAGAAAATACCGACAGCTATGTCAAGATATAGAAAACCTGGACTTTTTTGTCAAATAAATGCAATATGCAAAAATTGCGGGTAAAAGAAGATCAAGCGGAATGAATGATCATAACTTAAAGCGTGTTATGAATGCAAAACTGCATGTTTATACGATATTCAGTTTCCACCTGATTTTTTCCATACTGGTGTTTAGCTGCTGCAAACAACCGCAAAACCGGTCGGATGGACAAAAAAAACTGAAATTTCAGGGCAGCTCTCAAGTCCTGCCGGCTGACGATGCTTCCATATGCTGGCATCACGCCGCAGATCCGAATAAAATAAACGGTGTGGCCCTGGTCATCCACGGGCTTAATTTGCGGCCGGATCGAATGGAACCGATTATCGCCCTGCTCACGGATTCCGGCATTGATGTTTTAAACCTTTCACTTCGCGGGCACGGACCTAACCACTGCCATGAGGCCGACATCGACAACGCCCGGCTTGAAGCGTTTAAAACCGTATCTTACAAACTATGGATTGATGAAACCTACCGGGCATATCAGCATGCGCGCAAAAGAAGCGATCAAAAAAAGACACCCTTATTCTTCATCGGTTTTTCTCTCGGCGGTTTAATGGAGGCCGAGCTGCCGCTCA encodes:
- a CDS encoding alpha/beta fold hydrolase, with translation MNDHNLKRVMNAKLHVYTIFSFHLIFSILVFSCCKQPQNRSDGQKKLKFQGSSQVLPADDASICWHHAADPNKINGVALVIHGLNLRPDRMEPIIALLTDSGIDVLNLSLRGHGPNHCHEADIDNARLEAFKTVSYKLWIDETYRAYQHARKRSDQKKTPLFFIGFSLGGLMEAELPLTYPDVAFDRMVLLAPALSMHAINYITKLLSPFPRLVIPSVASKHYRANSGVPMAAYNALFEAVEHFNTNAGPKINIPTLILVDPRDELISYKGLKRLAENKQLDQWKFHDIRKDEGIKNVLHHLIVDEASVGKDMWNEMKTAIINHLLP